CACCCATCTACAACTCAAGATGTTTACACCTTGGCATGTCCATAGCCCAAATACAATACATGCAGTTTCAAATCATGTGTGGACCAGTTAAATCTATTACTCATGGAGATAGAAAGAGAACTGGCAGCTCTTGCTTAACCCTGCTGCAAGGGTTAAAGTTTCGTGATCCTTTGACAAGAGTGGTTCGCTTGTCACAGGAATGGTTTAAAGTGAACTTCTGAATAACCTTTTTTTTGGTGGGTTTTTGTGgttgggggggaggggggggagGACGGCTTCTGTATAATGCGGTACTGGTAATTAAGATTTCACTACCCTATagcaacagaaaattaaaagaCCAGAGGAACTCCAACAAAATCAAAATGGTGTTCTCGtatcaaaaagaaattttagacaACACAAGCAACAGAGAGAACTTGAAATATTCCAGTAACTCACCTGATTAAGCATCCACTTCAATCCAACAGCAGCAGTGCACTCATTCTTGGAAGCACTAGTGAAAAAATCTAGATTGTAGAGTTTATCTAAAGTTTCAACTATTGTTGAAACATTAGCCCTCCGGGGTTTAACAGAAAAAATCTCCCCATTTGAACTTATGTTGATATGACTGTTTAACAATGTCTCAAACCATCCACTTCCTGATCTTTGTGTGGacaaaattgcaaaatttcGAACAGGATGGCATGCACATTCGGCCCTAATTATCCAAAACAAGGCATTTGAGTTCATCAGCAATTAAAAGACCCTAGCAGAAAATGTGCAAGTCAATGTCTCACCTGCGAAAAGTTTTAGGTTTGGGGAAGTGCACAAAAGGTTTTTCTGAAGGCTCGACGTCAGGTGGCTCGCAGGGCCTCACCACTTCCACACTTAACAACCGCGCAGTGGACCGGGAACTAATTTGCCTAAGACATATAGAACATATATATACTCCGCAAACCATTGAAAATATCAAGACCACCATTCTCAACAACAATGTAGACTTCTTCGGAGGCTTAAGGATCAAGCTATCCTGAAACGACGGATAAACTAAATGTCATTAGAAATGTCATCTTCTGGCCCGAATGGCTGATGAAGGAGCACAATCCAAGCTCCAGATTTTCATCCTCCCCTGCCCCTCCCACCAATATAATCCGAAATATacataattaagcaaaagaaagggaaaattcCAAGGATGGCCtgatttttcacaaaaaatgaGCTACAATAACAGAAATAAATTGATCGTTGGAATTTCAGTGAAGTAGGCAACACTATCTTTATTTCCCATGAACTTCTTAATGCatgtttaaatgattattcctacacaaattaaacaaaattgaaaagaaatattcaaACTAGGGAAAGGGTTTGCTCCTGTAGAATGCTAGGAGCAGAAAGCCCAAAGCCTGAGATGGATGGAGGCAACACGTATCCAAATATCCCATAACCCAGATGAAGGACAAACAATATATTCAAGAAACCTCAACGAAACGGGGGAAAAAACGCCAATTTCTGCCAAAATGACAAGTTTGTAGCCCAGAACAATATTTGCAGACAAAGATACATGAGACCCAGAAAAGAACGCACCTTGTTGAAGAAACAGAGATCGTCCGCCATGTTTAGGGGGGCAGGGCCGGTGCTAGGCTGCTgctaaaaggaagaaaaaagtaAAGGGATTTTTGGTGTAGAGGTGCAGAGATTCAACAAGACATCTTTACCCTTTTCTTTCTAGCTTTGTTCATTCTCCTATGACCAGTATATCTTCTCTTCCGCGTGTGCCCATGCAATGCATCAGCCCAAAATAATACTAATGGTAAATATAAAGAGATTATTAATCAGTAGTATTTGGAAGCCAAAGTTAGTTTTGAGCTTTTGCTTTTTCTCGTGAGGAACAAATTGATGATCGGGGGAAAAAGATGCCCTGCTTCGTCCGTTGTTCGCGcacccccttttttctttttcttttactgttccttttgttgttttttttttcaaagatatTCCCTCAGATTTCTACATATTTCTGATTTCTCTCGCTGTCTGTGTTGTTTTTCCCTCGCAAAAACGGAGTCCGCCACAGTGAAACGCTATCACTGGAAGAATATTATGATCACTAATCCGTATCCAAATCAGAAACAAGAACTTGTTGGAATTCAATCAACTATGGTACTACTTGAGTTAAGAAACCGGAAGGGACAAAGACGACAGCGTTTCCTACGAGCATTGATTTTGTCAAAATGTGGAACGTTGTTAATCCATTCACCTGGATGCTGGATTTCAAATTATTAGTAGTAGCATttcaaaagggagaaaaaaaaaatcagataaGAACGGCAATGGATACCAGCTGGTGTTACGGGGTCTCACGTACTACTCACCACCTGCCCGCTTGACCCGTGCTTCATTCATTACTTTTCGCCTAGGTTTTAGAGATTTACTACTAGTATTAATTAAGGGCACATTAATTGccaaattttaaaaagtagTCACATATTTTATTCATATGGAATCTTTTGAGGACCGGTTTTtactcatgcattttttctttttcttttttaataaataGGAGACATTCAACGCAGACCTTCTAATTACAATCACTTTCAACATTCAATTCAATCCAACTCTACCTTTTGTGGAATTCATCATTTGTTAATTCGTCCTAGTGCGCGGGAATATAGGTAGAAAAAGATTACAAATTACAAATAAAACATTGAGCTGACTTCTGATTCAGACTTTGTTTGTATTGTAGTAGTTTTCTATAAAAAACGAAATTTTGTTTTTTCgtgaatatatattttttattttatatacattaaatattataatacatttttttacaaaaaaaaaaatcctaaaaatagcCATAATCCAAGAGGGACTGAATTGCGAGCTTCATAAAAAAGtaatgaaaatgaagaaatttcttgGATGGATGTTTCGGTGACAGGTAGTAGAGTGGTGCGGTTGATTTTGTTAGCTAAAAGGGCATTATTGAATTGAAAAAAGCGGGCATAAAGTAGGAGGAGCAATAATCATGAATATTATTGATCATTGAGCTCAAGGAGCACTCGGTTGCTTAGAGTGGCAGGAATAAACAAAGGAGTAAATTTGAAGCATAAATAATTCCACGTGGTCTTTTACTTTGTTGCTGTAATGTAATGATTTCACTTTCTCGGGTTCTCGACAAAATAACCAAATAGCACTCGATTATCATGGGACGGATGCCCATTAATTATGGGCTCAGCTTGCCTGCTAGCAGTACGTATTAAAATCCAAAGTCATTCATCAAGGATCGATGAAGAAGCACCCCCGAacataaaatattattatagaATAGCGGCTTGATTTGCGTCTTAATTAACAGTAGTACTATTATTGGCTGAAAAATGTCGTTTATAAATGCCTTAGAAATGGAATACTTCATATAAATGTCAGTACTATTATAACCATGTACGATCTGATCATACTATACGACCTTTAGATTTCAACTGACAACAAGAGGCGCGTTAAAGGTAAACCGGGTCTCGTTCTCTCGGAAAACTAGGCTGCTAAAAACCGACAGAGAGGGAAATAGGCTGCtaaatgggataatttcacaaaccttcTCTGAGATTTTTTTACTATTTCGCTGGCCTCGTTTTATTTTTACCTCTCttagtactccctccgtcccactttgatagtcatgtatttctttttcatctgtcccaaattgtagtccactttccaactgaagaatgtagttgtattttaattttcttaaaatacccttattcaatgtaagtagttgttactatacacctaccccatttaatgagagttgattctttttttaccatcaattcaagttcccataaagttgtaccatatttaatgtgagggtattttaggaaaatagcaatctaaatttatttttccaacaaagttaactactttttcttaaactgtgtgaaaaaagaaacaggactatcaaagtgggacggagggagtattaatTATCGTGTAACTTGGGTCTCCGAGCAAATTATTGGTCCAGGGAACCTTACTACTGACCGATACTTTTGGGCTTTATGTGAGACAAGAGCCCCccaacccaaaagaaaagaagagatgcGAAGAGATGGGCTCATTTTAAGGTTAAAATTAGATGGAAGAAGTGTGAATACGTAGAGCGGTGGAAGCTAACGTTCATGGATCCGCAATCAGTTCATTTACAATTTCATTGACCCTTGCCGCAAGTTGCAATTCAGCAAAATTGCATTGGATACCCTTATTATATTTAACCACTGACTTGTTAACCTATAAGATGCGATTGGCACACAGGATAACCTAACACTCTTGCACTTgtagaagaacaagaaaaataaattagattaaaaaaaaaacaatgcaacagttgtctaaattaataagaGTATTTAATCCTAAAACTCTAAAAAAAATACcaacaaaatagaaaaacaaagattAATCGATAATCAAAACATAATATATTCAaacatttgttttaattttctctATTTCTTGAAAACTATTAATTCATTTTCTATTAAGGATGCCGAACTGCTTCACAACCAAACATTTAAGCtctaaaaattcaaaaataaatgGATAGAGTGTGAAGTGGATAAGAAtttatgagaaaaagaaaagaaattttgaagaaaGATAAAAAAGATAGAGTAGTAGAATAATTGAAATTAGTGGCAGCAAATGCAAGAAACGAAAAAGTAAGTGGAAGATATgattaaatatataaatttacaagttttgaaaaataatatatatatatatatatatatattatggcATGAGTCTCTTAACTTAAATTATTAGCAAATGATTAAATAATTATGGTTTACATTTGGACACTGGTCATCTTAACCAATCTTACACGTATACGTACACACATAGGTTCAGGTGaccacaaattttgaaaattgaaaatcacATCTTAACATATAGTTTTTCATATAGGTTCAGACAAACTAACCATGTTAAAGAttagggattgatcacttttttttttttttggtttagaccaattcaattttctcgactacctctttttttttatttaatctttTTGAACACCCAAATGAAAGCGTTGCATGATTAGAAAAAATAGCTCGATGGGACTGCCACCATGGTACAAACTCAATTCTGATGGGAAGCAAGCTAAACGAAATGTCTATTGAAACGCTAGCAAAGACGGGAAGCAAGCTGGACAGAAACTTTTTTGTTATCTTTTGACGCCTGTCCGCATGCAACTGGCTTGTGCTTTTGAGGAGACAATACATGCGCGGTGTTTGTTTACCTACCCCGTGATGTTCCCTTGGGTTGTAAAAATTAGGGCCTTGTTTGGCAAGTAAGTTTGTGACCAAGTTTATTTGctacaaattttttaacaattttaactaccataatctcaaaaaacttctcaaaaattttaaattacacacttcaaaatatccagaaatttacacatttcaaaaatttttttctacaacttctatAGTAAGTTGCAGTAAATTTTTAGACATGCCTCCAAAAAATTTCTTTGCCAAACAGGAACTCTtaactttcttaattttgacATACTCCTATTACTACAGAGAAAATCAGAGTAcactgataatatatatattattactgTTTGATTTATAATATGTGTGCAAAATTTGTATACGCTGTCGCAATCAATGTAAGAAAGattaattcaaaaaataatagtaattATAGAACCATTGAAGCATGCTTCCACACTTTCAAGTCGCGATCATAGTACAAACCAGCAGAAGTGCAACGGCACTCTTAAACCGTATGGACAACGAGCGTGTATTGCACTTCATAGCATCTACCAGAACAGGAAAACAAGTGTCTTGTACTGATTGATTGTTGGTTTATTACGCAGACTTTGAAGCCTGTTCTTTATTTGAGCTTTagaatcttgaatttttttccttcaagattGAGAAAAATCAATTGCAGTTGGATACAAAGACATAATTGAATCGGTTTAATTGCAATTTCTTGTGTTCCTGGCATCAATGGATCTCTCAATCCAAATACCTGACGCTCCTGATGTACTTCACAGTTTCCTTCCTCTCTTTCGCGTATTCAAAGATGGCCGTGTCGAAAGGTTCAGTCAAACTCCCTTCACCCCTCCGTCTGATTCGGAAGATCCGAACGCCGTCACCGGTGGTGTCCGATCAAAAGGCATCGTCATCTCACCGGAAAACAAGGTAGGAGCACGGCTATTCCTTCCCAAAACAATCAAGCCCGATGAGAAACGTCCCCTCCTCATCTACATCCACGGTGGTGCCTTCGCCATCGAATCGGCCTTCTCCATTCAATACCATAACTACGTTAGCTCCCTCGTAGCCGAGGCGAATATCATCGCCGTGTCCGTCGAATACAGGTTGGCTCCGGAGCACCCCGTGCCCGCGTGCTACGACGATTCCTGGGCAGTGATTAATTGGGTCACAGCTCATGCCAAAGATAGACAAGGCCCCGATTTATGGATTAATAATCACGCCGACTTCACCAAGGTCTTCTTCTCCGGCGACAGCGCTGGAGGTAACATTGCCCATAACATGGCAGTGAGAGCAGGTCAAGATGGGCTGGGCGACGGCGTAAAGCTCGAGGGAGTGATTTTGATGCATCCCTTTTTCGGTGATGGGAAGCCTAATAAACTTTGGGAGCTTATCTGTTCAGACTTTAAGGGATGGGAGGATCCAAGGCTGAATCCGATGGCTCATCCGGGTTCGTTATCGAGCCTTGTTTGTGGCAAGATTCTGATTTGCATATCCGAGAAAGATATCATCAGAGAGAGTGGTCAGCTTTACTATGAGGCCTTGAAGAAAAGCGGATGGAAAGGTGAGTTGGATTTGGTGGACATTGAAGAGGAGGGTCATGTTTTCCACCTCTTGAACCCAGATTGTCACCGCGCCGGAGTCTTGATGAGACGGGTGGTTTCATTTCTAAGAGGATAGGCAGCGGGTAAGCctaagctctctctctctctctctttctagtACTAGTAATTTGTTGAATAAGACGGATTTTCGAGAATAATGAACTTTTTGCAGTGATGGAATATTGGAATCTAATGCATCAACATTCAGATTTCAGACACCAATAGAAGAGATTGCAGGGAGCTAAACTTGAGTGGATAATCCATCAGTGGATTAAACTGCATGATATATAGTATTGAGTTCGTAATCGTAGTTGATATTAAAGCGATGATTACTTGTGTATGTAATTTGTATCTTTTATTAATAACCGTTATCATGTTGTTTAAAGGCACATCTCAATGAAACTATTATTTCTAAATCCAACTTCCCAAATGAGCATTTTTAGTTGGTTTTCAGGATCGCATTTACGAATTACTTGAGTAAAGACAAATTCTTTTACCAAAATTGTCGATATTTTACGTTAGCCAGTGAAGCAACGGTTATTACCGAAGCCAAAGAGTCCGCATCTATCCAGAGATTTACTGACACAGGTTCCGGCGATGGTGGTGGATGACAGCGGCGGACGAGAAATTATTTTGGATGCTCTAACAACCATCGAGCTGTAGAGTTGTGATGTTactgcttcttcttttgttatAAAGCTGAAGAGAGAGAAGAGATGTGGCTTGAGTTGGTGACGAGAGAGGAGAAGGAATGGATTGGGCGACGATGGGTGAGGTGGTTTAGGGAGGAGTCGACGGTGAAGAGGTGAAGAAGAAGCAGGTTaacattaatttttaaaattgcactttgactcTTTAAATTCTTGGAAAATTACAGTTGACCGGAGAAAATAGATGGAAAGGTTAAAAAAAACAACtaacaattatgaaattatgaACTCATCCGTTTCTGCAGTTGAATTTAACAAACAGATCAGGTATGAAGAACTAAAATGTAATTCAtctaaaattgaaataaaaaatgactTGGGTTATTTTGGGTTTATGCGTTTGAGTGAACCAAAATTTACCCAACGCAAAAGTAACTCACTGAAAGTTTGGGCCACCTCTATTTGTTGCTGATAATATGATTCTTTGATTAAATTTTCCTTCCGAGTATAAAAAGACAGGATTTGTTTCATCAGAatccccaaaaagaaaaaggaaaaactatTGTTGTAAAATTAGTAGAAAATATATAATCTGACACAGTGAATGAGTTTAGGTTATAATTCATGTACGTGCAATTTGGAGTTGTTGTCAGCAGCGATGCTAAAATGACATCATACAACTGGACAAACGTATATAGTTTCAACCGAAATCGTTTTACTAGTATAATCAATCACTTGTACGTCCTGTTGCATCTAGAGGACTATTTTTATTCTCTAGTGACTTTGATTAAATTTAGATGACCAGATGGAATGGGTTATGGAATTGTTGAACTAGATTGGTAGTAAGCACAAACAACACATCGATTGTTATTACTTATTAGACCTCGCAATTATGCCCAAAATCCAACAATTCACACACTAGTTTGAGGGGGTGGATTGGGTATTGGTTcaattttgggttgggtaataAAAATTCACATATATTTTGGGCAGTTTGGGTATTTGTGTTGGGTACCCATTACTCAATTTAagttaaaaaaacaaataaacaaattacgGGGGATGGGATATGGGATACATAAAACATTTCATTGTTCATGAAACAGCATCTGACATGAGCCCAAGCAGGCCTCTATGTATGGATACTAAACAAAATTATATGAGCTACTTAGCTATAATACTTACTTGCATGCGTCGACGTTTTATTATTTTCCTATATTCAGAGCATTCCACTCCTTTTACTTCCATAATATTTTTTGCCACTTCTTCTTTTGTCATGCAATCAAATATAAGCccatttggattgttattttttgcaaaattttataaaaaaatatactgtaacaatttaatatatatatataataaaaaaataattaaaaaatgcattcaataaaacataaaaaaaattttgggaaaaaatAACAATCCGAGAAAGTTTGCAGACACCATATCATATGTGTACCTTTTCCACTTTTTGTTGTACTAGTATGCCATTCCCAATCTCAGTTCTAGTAGATCAGCGCAGAGTTGGACATTAAAGAGATCTTTAATTGATCAAGGCAACTACCTTTGCTTTCATAATACGATTCTTTCTTCATTTTACTGCAAAATACACAATACGCGAAATCCATTTATGACACCACTAACCCACGCCAAAACCCCCATCTCCTCCTATCTTCTTCCACTAATCCATTATTTCAAAAGAGTTTAAAAAGTGAGTGTGCGTTTGTATCTGTTAATGTTTTAGTGTGTGAAAATATGTCTATTtatgaaaatgtgtttatgtgtgtgaaattttttttttgtatgtgaaAATATATTTGAGAGAGTTTATATATCaaatctattaattaatatattgggtCATATTTGAATCATGGGTTTGAGATGACCCAATCCAAAATTAACTCAATCTAATGTTGGGCGGGTTGGGTGTAACCCAATTAAATGAAAACCCGATATTAATAAGCCTAAAACCCGTCTAATCCGCCCAATTACCAGGTATAATTATTATTGtcattatccttttatttttgtGGGTAGAAACAGATCAAATGTCTAGTTAGGCTCATCCGGCTATTTTTGCCTATTTGTCTTGCAATTCAGTGTTCAGATGATAGCAAAAGAAGCTGCTCTTAAACTTAGGTCCCGCTGGCTTTGCTGCAACAACTGCCAAGGCTCACTCTTTAAGAGGCTGATATGGGGCAAATTTATTACGCAAGTCTAATAAGTAAATGCACCTTATCCTCTTTCCCGCcaaccaaaacccaaaaaaggggggcgccggggggggggggggtgggggacAAAAAGAAGGCTTGAAGTTTAGTTGGTGTTAAAGGACTTTCAACGAAACCAACACGGCCCTCTAGTCTGCTGGTTACTATTAAATTTCAATAGGATGGGGGTCAAGAATTTAAATCCCATCAATGTGTCATTATATGTAATTTATTCTAAATTCATACGGATACATAATGTATATGATCTAATGGTAATTCAGTCCCCGTCGATCTCTTTAGGTTCCGTTGGACCTCTTCTCTTCCCTGGTGTAAGTTAGAGTAGGAGTAGAAATAAGTTAGGCAAAGTATTGTCgactaataaaaataaaaggactTTCATTATAAAAGCCCTTTAGTCTGTTGGTCACTataaaaaaacttttaaat
This portion of the Coffea arabica cultivar ET-39 chromosome 2e, Coffea Arabica ET-39 HiFi, whole genome shotgun sequence genome encodes:
- the LOC113731395 gene encoding uncharacterized protein, which produces MADDLCFFNKDSLILKPPKKSTLLLRMVVLIFSMVCGVYICSICLRQISSRSTARLLSVEVVRPCEPPDVEPSEKPFVHFPKPKTFRRAECACHPVRNFAILSTQRSGSGWFETLLNSHINISSNGEIFSVKPRRANVSTIVETLDKLYNLDFFTSASKNECTAAVGLKWMLNQGLMQNHEEIVQYINDKGVSIIFLFRRNLLRRMISILANSYDQNAKLLNGTHKSHVHSHQEAEILARYKPTINATLLIPNLRQVEEMVTKALEYFKSTRHIVLYYEDIIKNRTKLMDVQDFLRVPKMELNSRQIKIHRGSLSSQVENWVDVEKALKGTPYESFLQADYRV
- the LOC113731398 gene encoding 2-hydroxyisoflavanone dehydratase-like, with protein sequence MDLSIQIPDAPDVLHSFLPLFRVFKDGRVERFSQTPFTPPSDSEDPNAVTGGVRSKGIVISPENKVGARLFLPKTIKPDEKRPLLIYIHGGAFAIESAFSIQYHNYVSSLVAEANIIAVSVEYRLAPEHPVPACYDDSWAVINWVTAHAKDRQGPDLWINNHADFTKVFFSGDSAGGNIAHNMAVRAGQDGLGDGVKLEGVILMHPFFGDGKPNKLWELICSDFKGWEDPRLNPMAHPGSLSSLVCGKILICISEKDIIRESGQLYYEALKKSGWKGELDLVDIEEEGHVFHLLNPDCHRAGVLMRRVVSFLRG